From the genome of Azospira restricta, one region includes:
- a CDS encoding ABC transporter substrate-binding protein produces the protein MKLAYFARALLLTLFAVAGPGSATATSGEETIRIGVFCPFSGGSADMGVSMRNGIRLAIEEINGMAGGVNGKKIELVEVDDQANPEAARKAIGEMLAKEKVVAALGVCNTGVGLATIDLFQTARVPLIVPVSTGTPLTKKYADAPENWIFRVSPRDEIQAPFIVADALKRGFRKFALFADTTGYGEAGKNDVEQALAAAGLKPVSVQRFAIGVKDLSEQVREAKAAGADVVISYTVGPEAAVLAKSIEKQKWPVQLMGSWPLCWRNFIDGAGPAGEGALVAVSFIQQASFQRRNAFITAYTQKFNTPIIPAPMAAAQGYDAALLLFYALHQAQSAEPVRVKAALEDLRRPVAGVITTYDKPFSKTDHDALSGNMLVMGIVRKGAVDYAYREDALRGYVVQRKGQ, from the coding sequence ATGAAGTTAGCGTATTTCGCACGGGCGCTTCTGCTCACCCTTTTCGCCGTCGCCGGGCCGGGCTCGGCGACGGCGACGAGCGGCGAGGAGACCATCCGCATCGGCGTCTTCTGTCCATTCAGCGGCGGTTCGGCGGACATGGGCGTATCGATGCGCAACGGCATCCGGCTGGCGATCGAGGAGATCAACGGCATGGCCGGCGGCGTCAACGGCAAGAAGATCGAGTTGGTCGAGGTCGATGACCAGGCCAACCCGGAGGCGGCCCGCAAGGCGATCGGCGAGATGCTGGCGAAGGAGAAGGTGGTGGCCGCGCTCGGCGTCTGCAATACCGGCGTCGGGCTGGCGACGATCGACCTCTTCCAGACAGCCCGGGTACCGCTGATCGTGCCGGTATCGACCGGCACGCCGCTGACCAAGAAGTACGCCGACGCGCCGGAGAACTGGATCTTCCGCGTCTCGCCGCGCGACGAGATCCAGGCGCCGTTCATCGTCGCCGACGCGCTGAAGCGCGGCTTCCGCAAATTCGCGCTGTTCGCCGACACCACCGGCTACGGCGAAGCCGGCAAGAACGACGTCGAGCAGGCGCTGGCGGCGGCCGGCCTGAAGCCGGTCTCGGTGCAGCGCTTCGCGATCGGCGTCAAGGACCTCTCCGAGCAGGTCAGGGAGGCGAAGGCCGCCGGCGCCGACGTCGTCATCAGCTACACCGTCGGCCCCGAGGCGGCGGTGCTGGCGAAGAGCATCGAGAAGCAGAAGTGGCCAGTGCAGCTGATGGGCAGCTGGCCGCTGTGCTGGCGCAACTTCATCGACGGCGCCGGCCCCGCCGGCGAAGGCGCGCTGGTCGCGGTGAGCTTCATCCAGCAGGCCAGCTTCCAGCGGCGCAACGCCTTCATCACCGCCTACACGCAGAAGTTCAACACGCCGATCATTCCGGCGCCGATGGCCGCGGCGCAGGGCTACGACGCGGCGCTGCTGCTGTTCTACGCGCTGCACCAGGCGCAGAGCGCGGAGCCGGTGCGCGTCAAGGCGGCGCTGGAGGATCTCAGGCGCCCGGTCGCCGGCGTTATCACCACCTACGACAAGCCGTTCTCGAAGACCGACCACGACGCACTGTCCGGCAACATGCTGGTAATGGGCATCGTGCGCAAGGGCGCGGTCGACTACGCCTACCGCGAGGACGCCCTGCGCGGCTACGTGGTACAGCGCAAGGGGCAATGA
- a CDS encoding FKBP-type peptidyl-prolyl cis-trans isomerase, which produces MSVTTTASGLVIEELVLGTGAEAKPGKLVVVHYTGWLTDGSKFDSSLDRNDPFVFPLAQRYVIPGWDEGVQGMRVGGKRKLTIPPELGYGARGAGGVIPPNATLVFEVALLDVKE; this is translated from the coding sequence ATGTCCGTCACTACCACCGCCAGCGGCCTCGTCATCGAAGAGCTGGTCCTCGGCACCGGCGCCGAAGCCAAGCCCGGCAAGCTGGTCGTCGTGCACTACACCGGCTGGCTGACCGACGGCAGCAAGTTCGACTCCAGCCTCGACCGCAACGACCCCTTCGTCTTCCCGCTCGCGCAGCGCTACGTGATTCCCGGCTGGGACGAGGGCGTGCAGGGCATGCGCGTCGGCGGCAAGCGCAAGCTGACCATTCCGCCCGAACTCGGCTACGGTGCCCGCGGCGCCGGCGGCGTGATCCCGCCGAATGCGACGCTGGTCTTCGAAGTCGCGCTGCTCGACGTCAAGGAATGA
- a CDS encoding pseudouridine synthase has product MRPAPSSAATAADGVRISKLMAERGLCSRREADTYIERGWVFVDGQRVTELGTRAPANARITLAPEARARQEERVTILLNKPIGYVSGQPEPGFQPAVSLIGRDTQWRADQGTVFRPAHLKGLAPAGRLDIDSTGLLVLTQDGRIARQLIGDDSEVEKEYLVRVDGQLVPDGLRLLNHGLSLDGRPLRPAKVEWLNDDQLRFILREGRKRQIRRMCELVGLKVVGLKRVRIGRVRLGELPTGQWRYLRDDEAF; this is encoded by the coding sequence GTGCGGCCGGCACCCTCGTCGGCCGCGACCGCCGCCGATGGCGTGCGCATCTCCAAGCTGATGGCCGAGCGCGGCCTGTGCTCGCGGCGCGAGGCCGATACCTACATCGAGCGCGGCTGGGTCTTCGTCGACGGCCAGCGCGTCACCGAGCTCGGCACCCGCGCGCCGGCCAACGCCCGCATCACGCTGGCGCCGGAAGCGCGCGCCAGGCAGGAAGAGCGCGTCACCATCCTGCTCAACAAGCCGATCGGCTACGTCTCCGGCCAGCCCGAACCCGGCTTCCAGCCGGCGGTGTCGCTGATCGGCCGCGACACGCAATGGCGCGCCGACCAGGGAACGGTATTCCGCCCGGCGCACCTCAAGGGGCTGGCGCCGGCCGGCCGCCTCGACATCGACTCGACCGGCCTGCTGGTGCTGACGCAGGACGGGCGCATCGCCCGGCAGCTGATCGGCGACGACTCCGAGGTGGAGAAGGAATACCTGGTACGCGTCGACGGCCAGCTGGTTCCCGACGGCCTGCGCCTGCTCAATCACGGCCTGTCGCTCGACGGCCGCCCGCTGCGCCCGGCGAAGGTCGAGTGGCTGAACGACGACCAGCTGCGCTTCATCCTGCGCGAGGGACGCAAGCGGCAGATCCGCCGCATGTGCGAGTTGGTCGGCCTCAAGGTCGTCGGCCTGAAGCGCGTGCGCATCGGTCGCGTCCGCCTCGGCGAACTGCCGACCGGGCAGTGGCGCTACCTGCGCGACGACGAGGCGTTCTGA
- a CDS encoding glycine zipper domain-containing protein: protein MNHTRLSLAALLLAAGLAASSAHALDFGTAIGGGVGAVAGAVIGDSVGGRNGAIVGSGVGGAVGAVIGQSAGEPRYYPAYPAGGYRVHTPPRVVEYHYYEPPQRHGNGWGHRKHKHHHRHDHGYYRYDD, encoded by the coding sequence ATGAACCACACCCGACTCTCCCTCGCCGCCCTGCTGCTCGCTGCCGGCCTCGCCGCGTCCAGTGCCCACGCCCTCGACTTCGGCACCGCGATCGGCGGCGGCGTCGGCGCCGTCGCCGGCGCCGTCATCGGCGACTCGGTCGGCGGCCGCAACGGCGCCATCGTCGGCAGCGGCGTCGGCGGTGCGGTCGGCGCCGTCATCGGCCAGTCGGCCGGCGAGCCGCGCTACTACCCGGCCTATCCCGCCGGCGGCTACCGCGTCCATACGCCGCCGCGCGTCGTCGAATACCACTACTACGAGCCGCCGCAGCGGCACGGGAACGGCTGGGGGCATCGCAAGCACAAGCACCATCACCGCCACGACCACGGCTACTACCGTTACGACGACTGA
- a CDS encoding peptidoglycan DD-metalloendopeptidase family protein: MKHASTITRHLVGLLLALACGAALALPRHLPVPGGIAVLELAGAAAPQVHFDGRPQPVVRENGRWFALIGIPLDSVPGPQQATVDDGGRQRTQAFTVRARHYPTQRLTIPDARMVTPPPELAERIVAEQQRLDALKRHFSPSPAPATDFALPAAGRLSARFGLRRVLNGEARAPHSGLDLAVAGGQPVRAPAAGTVLAVEDFYFAGRTVVIDHGQGLLTLYAHLSQVAVAPGQAVARGAALGASGASGRATGPHLHWVVVVGGSAVDPELFLRRP, from the coding sequence TTGAAGCACGCCTCGACCATCACCCGCCACCTCGTCGGCCTCCTGCTCGCGCTCGCCTGCGGCGCTGCGCTCGCGTTGCCGCGGCACCTGCCCGTTCCCGGCGGCATCGCCGTCCTCGAGCTCGCCGGCGCGGCGGCGCCGCAGGTGCATTTCGACGGCCGTCCGCAGCCGGTGGTGCGCGAGAACGGACGCTGGTTCGCGCTGATCGGCATCCCTCTCGACAGCGTGCCGGGGCCGCAGCAGGCGACCGTCGACGACGGCGGCCGGCAGCGCACACAGGCCTTCACCGTGCGCGCCCGGCACTATCCGACGCAGCGGCTGACGATCCCGGATGCGCGCATGGTGACGCCGCCGCCCGAGCTCGCGGAACGCATCGTCGCCGAACAGCAGCGGCTGGACGCGCTGAAGCGGCACTTCTCGCCGTCGCCCGCGCCGGCCACCGACTTCGCGCTGCCGGCGGCCGGCCGGCTGTCGGCACGCTTCGGTCTGCGCCGGGTACTCAACGGCGAAGCGCGCGCGCCGCATTCCGGACTCGACCTCGCCGTCGCCGGCGGCCAGCCGGTGCGGGCGCCGGCGGCCGGCACGGTGCTCGCGGTCGAAGACTTCTATTTCGCCGGCCGCACCGTCGTCATCGACCACGGGCAGGGACTGCTGACGCTCTACGCCCACCTCTCGCAGGTCGCGGTCGCGCCGGGACAGGCAGTGGCGCGCGGCGCCGCGCTCGGCGCCAGCGGCGCCAGCGGCCGCGCCACCGGACCGCACCTGCATTGGGTGGTGGTGGTCGGCGGCAGCGCCGTCGATCCCGAGCTGTTCCTGCGGCGCCCGTAG
- a CDS encoding DUF342 domain-containing protein — protein sequence MADEQLRGAGLALRFDPEARALIATVEPVAASAPIDESWLRARIAELGHAGLRYLPAAATVLLGKYNSGAPVAALRLAECVDAAFTVSLVPDGLSAMLDITPAQGGDPVDAAAVLAELAAKGVSSGIDEDAIRQAAAAGAATGVVVARGRPPVHGEDARFERLLPDARDRSPKVDESGRIDYRDLGDIAVVHPGERLMLRHPATDGIPGMTLLGVPMAARPGKEALFAGNLSGVSVDPGNPNLLLAAIVGQPVQVAAGMIVEPVYSVGEVGTASGNISFDGSVVIKGDVAAGMSVRASGDIEVGGMVEAATLEAGGSIVIKGGVVGNLGRKEGGEQHLRCGGSFHAAYAQQAKIEAGDSIFIDDTAMQCELTAVNHILVGGKRRGHIIGGKAQATLSIKGKVLGSPNRVATRFEIGVDPNLHKLAQEKAKLRDGKETQLLEISKLLDFARQNPQRIRPEMLEKARGTAAVLADEIAAIREEEQALERKIELAQQSRVIAEEAIYEGVDVYLGNQRYRVAGEHGAGSIGLGKGGLGLLADEG from the coding sequence ATGGCGGATGAACAGCTGCGCGGTGCGGGACTCGCGCTGCGCTTCGACCCCGAGGCAAGAGCACTGATCGCGACCGTCGAACCGGTCGCCGCGTCGGCGCCGATCGACGAGTCCTGGCTGCGCGCGCGCATCGCCGAGCTTGGCCACGCGGGGCTGCGCTACCTGCCGGCGGCGGCCACCGTGCTGCTCGGCAAGTACAACTCCGGCGCGCCGGTGGCGGCGCTGCGGCTCGCCGAATGCGTGGACGCCGCCTTCACCGTGAGCCTCGTCCCGGACGGGCTTTCCGCAATGCTCGACATCACGCCGGCGCAGGGCGGCGACCCGGTGGATGCTGCCGCCGTACTGGCCGAGCTGGCCGCCAAGGGCGTCAGCAGCGGCATCGACGAGGACGCGATCCGCCAAGCGGCGGCCGCCGGTGCAGCGACCGGCGTCGTCGTCGCCCGTGGCCGGCCGCCGGTGCATGGCGAGGACGCTCGCTTCGAGCGCCTGCTGCCGGATGCCCGCGACCGCTCGCCGAAGGTGGACGAATCGGGGCGCATCGACTACCGCGACCTCGGCGACATTGCCGTCGTCCATCCCGGCGAGCGGCTGATGCTGCGCCATCCGGCCACCGACGGCATCCCCGGGATGACCCTGCTCGGCGTGCCGATGGCGGCGCGGCCGGGCAAGGAGGCGCTGTTCGCCGGCAACCTTTCCGGTGTCAGCGTCGATCCCGGCAACCCCAACCTGCTGCTCGCCGCGATCGTCGGCCAGCCGGTGCAGGTCGCCGCCGGCATGATCGTCGAGCCGGTCTACTCGGTCGGCGAGGTCGGCACCGCCAGTGGCAACATCAGCTTTGACGGCAGCGTCGTGATCAAGGGCGACGTCGCCGCCGGCATGAGCGTGCGCGCCAGCGGCGACATCGAGGTCGGCGGCATGGTCGAGGCGGCGACGCTGGAGGCCGGCGGCAGCATCGTCATCAAGGGCGGCGTCGTTGGCAACCTCGGCCGCAAGGAAGGCGGCGAGCAGCACCTGCGCTGCGGCGGCTCCTTCCACGCCGCCTACGCGCAGCAGGCGAAGATCGAGGCCGGCGACAGCATCTTCATCGACGACACCGCGATGCAGTGCGAGCTGACCGCGGTGAACCACATCCTGGTCGGCGGCAAGCGCCGCGGCCACATCATCGGCGGCAAGGCGCAGGCGACGCTGTCGATCAAGGGCAAGGTGCTCGGCTCGCCGAATCGCGTCGCGACGCGCTTCGAGATCGGCGTCGACCCGAACCTGCACAAGCTTGCGCAGGAAAAGGCCAAGCTGCGCGACGGCAAGGAGACGCAGCTGCTCGAGATCAGCAAGCTGCTCGATTTCGCGCGTCAGAACCCGCAGCGGATCCGGCCGGAGATGCTGGAGAAGGCACGCGGCACCGCCGCCGTGCTCGCCGACGAGATCGCCGCGATCCGCGAGGAGGAGCAGGCGCTGGAGCGGAAGATCGAGCTCGCGCAGCAATCGCGCGTGATCGCCGAGGAGGCGATTTACGAGGGCGTCGACGTCTATCTGGGCAACCAGCGCTACCGCGTCGCCGGCGAACACGGCGCCGGTTCGATCGGCCTCGGCAAGGGCGGCCTCGGCCTGCTCGCCGACGAGGGCTGA
- a CDS encoding ABC transporter permease yields the protein MRPADSLQLALRAITAHRLRSFLTLLGIAVGIAAVILLTSIGEGIHRFVLAEFTQFGTNVIAVGPGKTKTAGPHPSGIPTSVRPLTLADAQSLERLPQVAAVTPTIWGNTEVSANGRLRRTTAYGVSAAMAQVFNIKVKSGQFLPAEDLESARAFVVLGSKLKEELFGSANPLGAKLRIGSNQFRIVGVLESKGQFLGIDLDDTAYIPAARALELFNRDGLMEIHVSYAEGVPAAQVSSAIKATLTARHGREDFTITTQEDMLKTLSKILDILTMAVGALGSISLLVGGVGIVTIMTIAVSERTGEIGLLVALGAPRRTILGLFLGEAVALSALGGLLGLALGIGLAQIIHLAVPELPVHTPLSFVLLAEAVAVAIGLAAGVLPARRAARLDPVEALRAE from the coding sequence ATCCGCCCGGCCGATTCCCTGCAACTGGCGCTGCGCGCGATCACCGCGCACCGCCTGCGCTCCTTCCTGACGCTGCTCGGCATCGCCGTCGGCATCGCCGCGGTGATCCTGCTGACCTCGATCGGCGAGGGCATCCACCGCTTCGTGCTCGCCGAGTTCACACAGTTCGGCACCAATGTCATCGCCGTCGGCCCGGGCAAGACCAAGACCGCCGGGCCGCACCCCTCCGGCATCCCGACCTCGGTGCGGCCGCTGACGCTGGCCGATGCGCAGAGCCTGGAACGGCTGCCGCAGGTCGCCGCGGTGACGCCGACGATCTGGGGCAACACCGAGGTCAGCGCCAACGGCCGCCTGCGGCGGACGACGGCCTACGGCGTCAGCGCGGCGATGGCGCAGGTGTTCAACATCAAGGTGAAGAGCGGCCAGTTCCTGCCGGCGGAGGATCTGGAGAGCGCGCGCGCCTTCGTCGTCCTCGGCTCGAAGCTGAAGGAGGAGCTGTTCGGCAGCGCCAACCCGCTCGGCGCCAAGCTGCGCATCGGCAGCAACCAGTTCCGCATCGTCGGCGTGCTCGAGAGCAAGGGGCAGTTCCTCGGCATCGACCTCGACGACACCGCCTACATTCCGGCGGCGCGCGCGCTCGAGCTGTTCAACCGCGACGGGCTGATGGAGATCCACGTCTCCTACGCCGAAGGCGTGCCGGCGGCGCAGGTGAGTTCGGCGATCAAGGCGACGCTGACGGCACGCCACGGCCGCGAGGACTTCACGATCACGACGCAGGAGGACATGCTGAAGACGCTCTCCAAGATCCTCGACATCCTGACCATGGCGGTCGGCGCGCTCGGCAGCATCTCGCTCTTGGTCGGCGGCGTCGGCATCGTCACCATCATGACCATCGCCGTCAGCGAGCGCACCGGCGAGATCGGCCTGCTGGTCGCGCTCGGCGCGCCGCGGCGGACCATCCTCGGCCTGTTCCTCGGCGAGGCGGTGGCGCTCTCCGCGCTCGGCGGCCTGCTCGGCCTCGCGCTCGGCATCGGCCTGGCGCAGATCATCCACCTGGCGGTGCCGGAACTGCCGGTGCATACGCCGCTCAGCTTCGTTCTGCTGGCGGAGGCGGTGGCGGTCGCCATCGGCCTCGCCGCCGGCGTGCTGCCGGCGCGGCGCGCGGCGCGGCTGGACCCGGTCGAGGCGCTGCGCGCGGAGTGA